One genomic window of Cupriavidus oxalaticus includes the following:
- a CDS encoding NAD(P)/FAD-dependent oxidoreductase has product MSGATGTRTGRYDVAVLGAGAAGMMCAAVAGQNGASVVLVDHATKLAEKIRISGGGRCNFTNLQAGPANYLSSNPHFCRSALARYTPQDFLDLMRRHGIAWHEKHRGQLFCNDSAEDVIAMLRAECDTGRVRWQTGCAVAEVRREGDDFMLLTSAGTIRAGALVVATGGLSIPKIGATDFGYRIARQFGLGIVETRPALVPLTFDGKDWTPFAPLAGVSLEVDVATGNGKTAGAFREDLLWTHRGLSGPAVLQISSYWKPGTPIAIDLFDGEDAAAWLLEQKGGSRKHLGNLLAQRLPARLADAWCAAAGVDAAMPLHDVTDKGLRKLGASLNGWRIVPSGTEGYRKAEVTIGGVDTRALSSATMMAREVPGLYFIGEVVDVTGWLGGYNFQWAWASAVAAGKAVAEASRSAAAGQSVA; this is encoded by the coding sequence ATGAGCGGGGCGACGGGAACCCGGACGGGCCGGTATGACGTGGCCGTGCTGGGCGCGGGCGCGGCCGGCATGATGTGCGCCGCCGTCGCCGGCCAGAACGGCGCCAGCGTGGTGCTGGTCGATCACGCGACCAAACTGGCCGAGAAGATCCGCATCTCCGGCGGCGGCCGCTGCAATTTCACCAACCTGCAGGCGGGGCCGGCCAACTACCTGTCGTCCAATCCGCACTTCTGCCGCTCGGCGCTGGCGCGCTATACCCCGCAGGACTTCCTCGACCTGATGCGCCGCCACGGCATCGCCTGGCATGAGAAACATCGCGGCCAGCTGTTCTGCAATGACAGCGCCGAGGACGTGATCGCCATGCTGCGCGCGGAATGCGACACCGGCCGCGTACGCTGGCAGACCGGCTGTGCGGTAGCGGAAGTCCGCCGCGAGGGCGATGACTTCATGTTGCTGACCTCCGCCGGCACGATCCGCGCCGGCGCCCTGGTGGTGGCAACCGGCGGGCTGTCGATCCCCAAGATCGGCGCCACCGACTTCGGCTACCGCATCGCGCGCCAGTTCGGGCTGGGCATCGTCGAAACCCGGCCGGCGCTGGTGCCGCTGACTTTCGACGGCAAGGACTGGACCCCGTTCGCGCCGCTGGCCGGCGTGTCTCTGGAGGTGGATGTCGCCACCGGCAACGGCAAGACGGCGGGCGCGTTCCGCGAAGACCTGCTGTGGACGCACCGCGGGTTGTCCGGGCCGGCGGTGCTGCAGATCTCGAGCTACTGGAAGCCGGGCACGCCGATTGCCATCGACCTGTTCGACGGAGAAGACGCCGCGGCCTGGCTGCTGGAGCAGAAGGGCGGCAGCCGCAAGCACCTCGGCAACCTGCTGGCGCAGCGGCTGCCGGCGCGGCTGGCCGACGCATGGTGCGCCGCCGCTGGCGTAGATGCCGCCATGCCGCTGCACGATGTCACGGACAAGGGACTGCGCAAGCTTGGCGCATCGCTCAACGGCTGGCGCATTGTGCCGTCGGGCACCGAAGGCTATCGCAAGGCTGAGGTGACGATCGGCGGCGTCGATACGCGCGCGCTGTCCTCGGCCACGATGATGGCGCGCGAGGTGCCGGGGCTCTACTTCATCGGCGAGGTGGTCGATGTGACGGGCTGGCTGGGCGGCTACAACTTCCAATGGGCCTGGGCGTCCGCCGTCGCGGCAGGCAAGGCGGTGGCGGAGGCCAGCCGCAGCGCTGCCGCGGGACAGTCAGTGGCCTGA
- a CDS encoding polyprenyl synthetase family protein has protein sequence MTDFAQWMQGQSARTEAALQAALPDANTVPHTLHEAMRYAALSGGKRVRPLLVHAAGEVSGADPAACDAAACALEMIHAYSLVHDDMPCMDDDDLRRGRPTVHKAYDEATALLVGDALQTQAFIVLAGAEVLTPAARLKLVAELAQASGSTGMAGGQAIDLQNVGRAMTRDALEAMHRMKTGALLRASVRMGALCGEIDAGGLAELDKYAAAVGLAFQVVDDILDVTADTATLGKTAGKDAAHDKPTYVSLMGLAAARDLAGALRTEAHAALAGFGSRAARLADLADLIVLRTH, from the coding sequence ATGACCGATTTCGCCCAGTGGATGCAGGGGCAAAGCGCCCGTACCGAAGCCGCACTGCAAGCAGCGTTGCCAGATGCCAACACCGTGCCGCATACGCTGCACGAAGCGATGCGCTATGCTGCACTGAGCGGCGGCAAGCGCGTGCGGCCGCTGTTAGTGCACGCTGCCGGCGAGGTCAGCGGGGCCGACCCCGCCGCCTGCGATGCCGCGGCCTGCGCGCTGGAGATGATCCACGCCTACTCGCTGGTCCACGACGACATGCCGTGCATGGACGACGATGACCTGCGCCGTGGCCGGCCTACCGTGCACAAGGCCTACGACGAGGCCACTGCGCTGCTGGTGGGCGACGCGCTGCAGACCCAGGCCTTCATCGTGCTGGCCGGCGCCGAGGTTCTGACACCCGCGGCACGGCTGAAGCTGGTGGCGGAGCTGGCGCAGGCGTCGGGCTCGACCGGCATGGCCGGCGGCCAGGCGATCGACCTGCAGAACGTGGGCCGCGCGATGACACGCGACGCGCTCGAGGCCATGCACCGGATGAAGACCGGTGCGCTGCTGCGCGCCAGCGTGCGCATGGGCGCGTTGTGTGGCGAAATCGACGCCGGCGGGCTGGCCGAGCTGGACAAGTATGCGGCGGCGGTGGGATTGGCGTTCCAGGTGGTTGACGATATTCTGGACGTCACCGCGGATACCGCCACGCTGGGCAAGACCGCCGGCAAGGACGCCGCGCACGACAAGCCGACCTACGTGTCGCTGATGGGGCTGGCAGCGGCGCGCGACCTGGCCGGGGCGTTGCGCACCGAGGCGCATGCAGCGCTGGCCGGCTTCGGCAGCCGCGCAGCCCGCCTGGCCGACCTGGCGGACCTGATCGTGCTGCGCACACACTGA
- the dxs gene encoding 1-deoxy-D-xylulose-5-phosphate synthase, which produces MTYALLKKIDAPADLRKLDRRELQTLADELRAYVLESVSQTGGHLSSNLGTVELTIALHYVFNTPDDRLVWDVGHQSYPHKILTGRRERMGTLRQWGGISGFPRRSESEYDTFGTAHSSTSISAALGMALGARTLGEKRVSVAVIGDGAMTAGMAFEALNNAGVYKDLPLVVVLNDNDMSISPPVGALNRHLARLLSGQFYAATKKGIEKVLSVAPPVLEFAKRFEEHAKGMMVPATLFEEFGFNYIGPIDGHDLNSLVPTLQNIRERALEGAGPQFLHVVTKKGQGYKLAEADPILYHGPGKFNPAEGIRPAAKPARKTYTQVFGDWLCDMAAADKRLVGITPAMREGSGMVEFERRFPDRYYDVGIAEQHAVTFAGGLACEGLKPVVAIYSTFLQRGYDQLIHDVALQGLPVVFALDRAGLVGADGATHAGAYDIAYLRCIPNMMVMTPSDENECRQLLTTAFHQDCPTAVRYPRGTGPGAAIAAELAGVPVGKGVVRREGAARAGQRVGFLAFGSMLHPALGAAEALDATVADMRFVKPLDVELVKRLAAGNDFLVTVEEGSVMGGAGSAVLEALAEAGIDIPVLVLGLPDRFVDHGDPAYLLQQCGLDAAGIERSVRQRFGLDQPKVSVASRVA; this is translated from the coding sequence ATGACCTACGCACTCCTCAAGAAGATTGACGCCCCCGCAGACCTGCGCAAGCTCGACCGCCGCGAACTCCAGACGCTTGCGGATGAACTGCGCGCCTACGTGCTGGAGTCGGTCTCGCAGACCGGCGGCCACCTGTCTTCGAACCTCGGCACGGTCGAGCTGACCATCGCGCTGCACTACGTCTTCAACACCCCCGATGACCGGCTGGTGTGGGACGTGGGCCACCAGAGCTACCCGCACAAGATCCTGACCGGGCGCCGCGAGCGCATGGGCACGCTGCGCCAGTGGGGCGGCATCTCGGGCTTCCCGCGCCGCAGCGAGAGCGAGTACGACACCTTCGGCACCGCGCATTCGTCGACGTCGATCTCGGCAGCGCTGGGCATGGCGCTGGGCGCGCGCACGCTGGGCGAAAAGCGCGTCTCGGTGGCGGTGATAGGCGACGGCGCCATGACCGCGGGCATGGCCTTCGAGGCGCTGAACAACGCCGGCGTGTACAAGGACCTGCCGCTGGTGGTGGTGCTCAACGACAACGACATGTCGATCTCGCCGCCGGTGGGCGCACTCAACCGGCACCTGGCCCGGCTGCTGAGCGGCCAGTTCTATGCCGCCACCAAGAAGGGCATCGAGAAGGTGCTGTCGGTGGCGCCGCCGGTGCTGGAATTCGCCAAGCGCTTCGAGGAACACGCCAAGGGCATGATGGTGCCGGCGACGCTGTTCGAGGAATTCGGCTTCAACTACATCGGCCCGATCGACGGCCACGACCTGAACTCGCTGGTGCCGACGCTGCAGAACATCCGCGAGCGCGCGCTGGAAGGCGCGGGCCCGCAGTTCCTGCACGTCGTGACCAAGAAGGGCCAGGGCTACAAGCTGGCCGAGGCCGACCCGATCCTGTACCACGGCCCGGGCAAGTTCAATCCCGCGGAGGGCATCCGCCCGGCCGCCAAGCCGGCGCGCAAGACGTATACGCAGGTGTTCGGCGACTGGCTGTGCGACATGGCCGCCGCCGACAAGCGGCTGGTCGGCATCACCCCGGCGATGCGCGAAGGCTCGGGCATGGTCGAGTTCGAGAGGCGCTTCCCGGACCGCTACTACGACGTCGGCATCGCCGAGCAGCACGCGGTGACCTTCGCCGGCGGCCTGGCCTGCGAGGGCCTGAAGCCAGTGGTGGCGATCTACTCCACCTTCCTGCAGCGCGGCTATGACCAACTGATCCACGACGTGGCGCTGCAAGGCCTGCCGGTGGTGTTCGCGCTGGACCGCGCCGGTCTGGTCGGCGCAGACGGCGCCACCCATGCGGGTGCCTACGATATCGCCTACCTGCGCTGCATCCCCAACATGATGGTGATGACGCCGTCGGACGAAAACGAGTGCCGCCAGCTGCTGACCACGGCGTTCCACCAGGATTGCCCGACCGCGGTGCGCTATCCGCGCGGCACCGGCCCGGGCGCGGCAATTGCCGCCGAACTCGCCGGCGTACCGGTCGGCAAGGGCGTGGTGCGCCGCGAAGGCGCTGCGCGCGCCGGCCAGCGCGTCGGCTTCCTGGCCTTCGGCTCGATGCTGCATCCGGCCCTGGGCGCCGCCGAGGCGCTGGATGCGACCGTCGCCGACATGCGCTTCGTCAAGCCGCTCGACGTGGAACTGGTCAAGCGCCTGGCCGCCGGGAACGACTTCCTGGTCACGGTGGAAGAGGGCAGCGTGATGGGCGGTGCGGGCAGCGCCGTGCTTGAGGCGCTGGCCGAAGCCGGCATCGATATCCCGGTGCTGGTGCTGGGCCTGCCCGACCGCTTCGTCGACCATGGCGACCCGGCCTACCTGCTGCAGCAGTGCGGGCTCGACGCGGCCGGCATCGAGCGCTCGGTGCGGCAGCGCTTCGGCCTGGACCAGCCCAAGGTCTCGGTCGCTTCGCGCGTGGCCTGA
- a CDS encoding aromatic ring-hydroxylating oxygenase subunit alpha → MSNLSTALKLAPADTQLPVGVYFDETLHQQELELLFRQGPGYVGHELMVPEVGDYHTLKAEDEGRMLVRNAAGVELMSNVCRHRQAIMLNGRGNKQNIVCPLHRWTYDLKGELLGAPHFDQQPCLHLKRSPLQNWNGLLFDGKRDVRADLARLGVAQDLKFDGYMLDHVEVHDCDYNWKTFIEVYLEDYHVVPFHPGLGSFVSCDDLKWEFGEWHSVQTVGLHAGLKRPGSPTYQKWHDAVLRFNNGVLPKHGAIWLTYYPNIMVEWYPNVLVISTLHPLGPRKTRNVVEFYYPEEIALFEREFVEAERAAYMETCVEDDEIAERMDAGRLALLKRGTSEVGPYQSPMEDGMQHFHEWYRRAMSYQG, encoded by the coding sequence ATGTCCAATCTCAGCACCGCGCTTAAGCTGGCGCCGGCTGATACGCAACTGCCCGTCGGCGTCTACTTCGACGAAACGCTGCACCAACAAGAACTGGAACTGCTGTTCAGGCAAGGTCCCGGCTACGTCGGCCACGAACTGATGGTTCCCGAGGTCGGCGACTACCACACGCTCAAGGCCGAGGACGAGGGCCGCATGCTGGTGCGCAATGCCGCCGGCGTGGAACTGATGTCCAACGTGTGCCGCCACCGCCAGGCCATCATGCTCAATGGCCGCGGCAACAAGCAGAACATCGTCTGCCCCCTGCACCGCTGGACCTACGACCTCAAGGGCGAACTGCTCGGCGCGCCGCATTTCGACCAGCAGCCATGCCTGCACCTGAAGCGCTCGCCGCTGCAGAACTGGAACGGTCTGCTGTTCGACGGCAAGCGCGACGTGCGCGCCGACCTGGCCAGGCTGGGCGTGGCGCAGGACCTGAAATTCGACGGCTACATGCTCGACCACGTCGAAGTGCATGACTGTGACTACAACTGGAAGACCTTTATCGAGGTCTACCTGGAGGATTACCACGTCGTGCCGTTCCACCCGGGGCTCGGCAGCTTTGTCTCGTGCGACGACCTGAAGTGGGAGTTCGGCGAATGGCACAGCGTGCAGACCGTGGGCCTGCACGCGGGCCTGAAGCGCCCCGGCAGCCCGACGTACCAGAAATGGCACGACGCGGTGCTGCGCTTCAACAACGGCGTGCTGCCCAAGCACGGCGCGATCTGGCTGACCTACTACCCCAACATCATGGTGGAGTGGTACCCGAACGTGCTGGTGATCTCGACGCTGCACCCGCTGGGCCCGCGCAAGACCCGCAATGTGGTGGAGTTCTACTATCCCGAGGAAATCGCGCTGTTCGAGCGCGAGTTTGTCGAGGCCGAGCGCGCCGCCTATATGGAAACCTGCGTCGAGGACGACGAGATCGCCGAGCGCATGGATGCCGGCCGGCTGGCGCTGCTGAAGCGCGGCACCAGCGAGGTCGGGCCGTACCAGTCGCCGATGGAAGACGGCATGCAGCACTTCCACGAGTGGTATCGCCGCGCCATGTCATACCAGGGCTAG
- a CDS encoding GatB/YqeY domain-containing protein, protein MSLKARISEDMKTAMRARETERLGTIRLLLAAIKQREVDERTELDDTAVLAVVEKLIKQRKDSISQFQQAGRNDLADKELAEVEVLKVYMPAALSEAEVAAEVQQAVAATGAAGPQDMGKVMGVLKGKLAGRADMTAVSALVKAALAQK, encoded by the coding sequence ATGTCCCTCAAAGCCCGTATCAGCGAAGACATGAAGACCGCCATGCGCGCCCGCGAAACCGAGCGCCTCGGCACCATCCGCCTGCTTCTGGCCGCGATCAAGCAGCGCGAGGTCGACGAGCGCACGGAACTTGACGATACCGCCGTGCTGGCCGTGGTCGAGAAGCTGATCAAGCAGCGCAAGGATTCAATCTCCCAGTTCCAGCAGGCTGGCCGCAACGACCTGGCCGACAAGGAACTTGCCGAAGTCGAGGTGCTGAAGGTCTACATGCCCGCCGCGCTGTCCGAGGCCGAAGTCGCCGCCGAAGTCCAGCAGGCGGTCGCCGCCACCGGGGCTGCCGGCCCGCAGGACATGGGCAAGGTCATGGGCGTACTCAAGGGCAAGCTCGCCGGCCGTGCCGACATGACGGCCGTGTCGGCGCTGGTCAAGGCGGCGCTGGCTCAGAAGTAA
- the tsaD gene encoding tRNA (adenosine(37)-N6)-threonylcarbamoyltransferase complex transferase subunit TsaD: MLVLGIESSCDETGLALYDTEAGLLAHALHSQIAMHRDYGGVVPELASRDHIRRVLPLLEQVLADAGRTRRDIDAIAFTQGPGLAGALLVGASVANALGFALNVPMVGVHHLEGHLLSPLLTREPPPFPFVALLVSGGHTQLMDVRGVGDYTLLGETLDDAAGEAFDKTAKLLGLGYPGGPEVSRMAEFGTPGAFALPRPMLHSGNLDFSFAGLKTAVLTQTRKLSNTCEQDRANLARAFVDAIVDVLAAKSFAALKQTGHKRLVVAGGVGANRQLRERLDLLGRQRRIDVYYPDLAFCTDNGAMIAFAGAMRLQAAPELARREYGYGVTPRWDLADIRLPSAA, encoded by the coding sequence ATGCTTGTCCTCGGCATCGAATCTTCCTGCGACGAAACCGGGCTGGCCCTCTACGACACCGAGGCCGGCCTGCTGGCGCATGCACTGCATTCGCAGATCGCCATGCACCGCGACTATGGTGGCGTGGTCCCCGAACTTGCCTCGCGCGACCATATCCGCCGTGTGCTGCCGCTGCTCGAACAGGTGCTGGCCGATGCCGGCCGCACCCGCCGGGACATCGACGCCATCGCCTTTACCCAGGGGCCGGGTCTTGCCGGCGCGCTGCTGGTCGGCGCCTCGGTCGCCAATGCGCTGGGCTTTGCGCTGAACGTGCCGATGGTCGGCGTGCACCACCTCGAAGGCCACCTGCTGTCGCCGCTGCTGACGCGCGAGCCGCCGCCGTTCCCGTTCGTGGCGCTGCTGGTGTCCGGCGGGCATACCCAGCTGATGGACGTGCGCGGCGTCGGCGATTACACGCTGCTGGGCGAGACGCTGGACGATGCCGCCGGCGAGGCCTTCGACAAGACCGCCAAGCTGCTCGGCCTGGGCTATCCCGGCGGGCCGGAAGTATCACGAATGGCCGAGTTCGGCACGCCCGGCGCGTTCGCGCTGCCCCGGCCGATGCTGCATTCGGGCAATCTCGATTTTTCCTTCGCGGGGCTGAAGACCGCGGTGCTGACGCAAACCCGCAAGCTGTCCAATACCTGCGAGCAGGACCGCGCCAACCTGGCGCGCGCCTTTGTCGATGCGATCGTCGATGTGCTGGCGGCCAAGTCGTTCGCGGCGCTGAAGCAGACCGGGCACAAGCGGCTGGTGGTGGCCGGCGGCGTCGGCGCCAACCGGCAGCTGCGCGAGCGGCTGGACCTGCTCGGCAGGCAGCGCAGGATCGACGTGTATTACCCGGACCTGGCGTTCTGCACCGATAACGGCGCGATGATTGCATTTGCCGGCGCGATGCGCCTGCAGGCGGCGCCGGAACTGGCGCGGCGCGAGTACGGCTATGGCGTGACGCCGAGGTGGGACCTGGCGGATATCCGCCTGCCATCCGCGGCCTGA
- a CDS encoding exodeoxyribonuclease VII small subunit, whose protein sequence is MPKTTTAAVQTEDTTTASVPPASYEAAMAELETLVASMESGELPLEASLAAYRRGAELVRYCQQKLERVEQQVRVLEGEVLKPLAGEGNGGNGINGAQGADEA, encoded by the coding sequence ATGCCAAAGACGACGACCGCTGCGGTCCAGACCGAAGACACCACCACGGCCTCCGTGCCGCCCGCTTCCTATGAAGCGGCGATGGCCGAACTCGAGACCCTGGTGGCCAGCATGGAGAGCGGCGAACTGCCGCTCGAGGCCTCGCTGGCGGCCTACCGCCGCGGCGCCGAGCTGGTGCGCTACTGCCAGCAGAAGCTGGAGCGCGTCGAGCAGCAGGTCAGGGTGCTGGAGGGCGAGGTACTGAAGCCGCTCGCCGGCGAAGGCAACGGCGGCAACGGGATCAATGGCGCGCAGGGGGCGGACGAGGCATGA
- the folE2 gene encoding GTP cyclohydrolase FolE2, which produces MNDINPAFVMPDVQSSLDTRQIPIQRVGVKGVRYPVTLKTPAGIMPSVGTFNLDVHLPADQKGTHMSRFVALLEEERAPLELASFRLLLGKMLEKLEAEAGRIEVTFPYFISKIAPVSGVESLLDYEVTLTGEVRNGQTRVFLKAMVPVTSLCPCSKKISQYGAHNQRSHITMDVELAAELPVEALVRMAEEEASCELWGLLKRPDEKFVTERAYENPKFVEDLVRDIAMRLNADERIVAYVLEAENFESIHNHSAYAVIERDKRVN; this is translated from the coding sequence ATGAATGACATCAATCCCGCCTTCGTGATGCCCGACGTCCAGTCGAGCCTCGACACCCGCCAGATCCCCATCCAGCGCGTCGGTGTCAAGGGCGTGCGATATCCCGTGACCCTGAAGACCCCGGCCGGCATCATGCCGAGCGTGGGTACCTTCAACCTCGACGTGCACCTGCCGGCGGACCAGAAGGGCACGCATATGTCGCGCTTCGTCGCGCTGCTGGAAGAAGAGCGCGCGCCGCTGGAGCTGGCCAGCTTCCGCCTGCTGCTCGGCAAGATGCTGGAAAAGCTGGAAGCCGAGGCGGGCCGCATCGAGGTCACCTTCCCGTACTTCATCAGCAAGATCGCGCCGGTGTCGGGCGTGGAGTCGCTGCTGGACTATGAGGTCACGCTGACCGGCGAAGTGCGCAACGGCCAGACGCGCGTGTTCCTGAAGGCGATGGTGCCGGTGACCAGCCTGTGCCCGTGCTCGAAGAAGATCTCGCAGTACGGCGCGCATAACCAGCGCTCGCATATCACGATGGACGTGGAACTGGCTGCGGAACTGCCGGTGGAAGCGCTGGTGCGGATGGCCGAGGAAGAGGCGTCGTGCGAACTGTGGGGGCTGCTCAAGCGCCCGGACGAGAAGTTCGTCACCGAGCGCGCGTACGAGAACCCCAAGTTCGTCGAAGACCTGGTGCGCGATATCGCGATGCGGCTGAATGCGGATGAGCGCATCGTGGCCTATGTGCTGGAAGCGGAGAACTTCGAGTCGATCCACAACCACAGCGCGTATGCGGTGATCGAGCGGGACAAGCGGGTGAACTGA
- a CDS encoding ZIP family metal transporter: MYILLAATISGVGSIFGAALLSLTVASRVVERMVSFSVGVLLATALLHSLPEAFESGADPRALFGTLLAGLLGFFLLEKISLLRHSHHHEGDGHHHHHGHDREEAGRSGLTILVGDTFHNFADGIVIAAAFLADPHIGVVTALAIAAHEIPQEVGDFIVLLNAGFSKARAFAFNLLSSVAAIAGGLVGYFLLDEMSGWIPYVLVIAASSFLYIAVSDLMPQMQRKPRWRESAIQVVLVAAGISAIVFITNGVHERHGHAHGSAAPVATSH, encoded by the coding sequence TTGTATATCCTGCTCGCCGCCACGATCTCGGGCGTGGGCAGCATCTTCGGGGCGGCGCTGCTGTCGCTGACGGTGGCGTCCCGCGTGGTCGAGCGCATGGTGAGCTTCTCGGTGGGCGTACTGCTCGCCACGGCGCTGCTGCATTCGCTGCCGGAGGCGTTCGAGTCCGGCGCCGACCCGCGCGCGCTGTTCGGCACGCTGCTGGCGGGGCTGCTGGGCTTCTTCCTGCTGGAGAAGATCTCGCTGCTGCGCCACTCGCACCACCACGAGGGCGACGGGCACCACCACCATCACGGCCATGACCGCGAAGAGGCGGGGCGCAGCGGCCTGACCATCCTGGTGGGCGATACCTTCCACAACTTTGCCGACGGCATCGTGATCGCGGCGGCCTTCCTGGCTGACCCGCATATCGGCGTGGTCACCGCGCTGGCCATTGCCGCGCACGAAATCCCGCAGGAAGTGGGCGACTTCATCGTGCTGCTCAACGCGGGGTTCTCCAAGGCGCGCGCCTTCGCCTTCAACCTGCTGTCGAGCGTGGCGGCCATCGCCGGCGGCCTGGTCGGGTACTTCCTGCTCGACGAGATGAGCGGCTGGATCCCCTACGTGCTGGTGATCGCCGCCAGCAGCTTCCTCTATATCGCCGTCAGCGACCTGATGCCGCAGATGCAGCGCAAGCCGCGCTGGCGCGAGTCGGCGATCCAGGTAGTGCTGGTGGCGGCGGGGATTTCGGCGATCGTCTTTATCACCAACGGCGTGCACGAGCGGCACGGCCACGCGCACGGCAGCGCCGCGCCGGTGGCCACTTCGCACTGA
- a CDS encoding sulfurtransferase, producing the protein MQKPLISVTALQALLAGNGRCVVIDCSFDLANPAAGREAYHVGHLPGAFYLHLDNELSGRKTGSNGRHPLPDADDFVARLQALGVEDDTPVVAYDAQGGMFAARLWWLLRWIGHDEVAVLDGGKDAWIKAGMPLEHEATPEPEFPGKISRRESLVPTVDAADLLDNLGRAALLVVDARAPDRFRGENETLDPVGGRIPGAVNRFFKDNLDAQGRFKSPETLRAEFGAVLGQRAPAQAVMQCGSGVTACHNLLALEAAGLGGAALYPGSWSEWCADPARPVATGAA; encoded by the coding sequence ATGCAGAAACCGCTGATTTCCGTCACCGCACTGCAGGCGCTGCTGGCCGGCAACGGCCGCTGCGTCGTGATCGACTGCAGCTTCGACCTGGCCAACCCCGCCGCCGGGCGCGAGGCGTACCACGTCGGCCACCTGCCGGGCGCGTTCTACCTGCACCTGGACAACGAACTGTCGGGCCGCAAGACCGGCAGCAACGGCCGGCACCCCCTGCCCGATGCCGACGACTTCGTCGCGCGGCTGCAGGCGCTGGGCGTGGAAGACGACACCCCGGTAGTGGCTTACGACGCGCAGGGCGGCATGTTCGCCGCGCGGCTGTGGTGGCTGCTGCGCTGGATCGGCCATGACGAGGTCGCGGTGCTGGATGGCGGCAAGGATGCCTGGATCAAGGCAGGCATGCCGCTGGAGCATGAGGCCACCCCGGAGCCGGAGTTTCCCGGCAAGATTTCGCGCCGCGAGTCGCTGGTGCCGACGGTGGACGCCGCCGACCTGCTCGACAACCTCGGCCGCGCCGCGCTGCTGGTGGTCGACGCACGCGCGCCCGACCGCTTCCGCGGCGAGAACGAAACGCTGGATCCGGTCGGCGGCCGTATCCCCGGGGCGGTCAACCGCTTCTTCAAGGACAACCTCGACGCCCAAGGTCGCTTCAAGTCCCCGGAAACGCTGCGCGCCGAGTTTGGCGCGGTGCTGGGCCAGCGCGCGCCCGCTCAGGCGGTGATGCAGTGCGGCTCCGGCGTGACGGCCTGCCACAACCTGCTGGCGCTGGAAGCAGCCGGCCTGGGCGGCGCGGCGCTCTACCCGGGCTCGTGGAGCGAATGGTGCGCTGATCCGGCGCGCCCGGTGGCGACCGGCGCCGCCTGA
- a CDS encoding DMT family transporter: MQSLWMLFAAFSFSLMGVGVKLASDLYTTGEIVFYRGLISVVIMWVLLSSRGVPVRTPYMLSHIKRSVFGVTALMLWFTSITLLPLATAMTLNYMSPVWIALILGASAALAGTAGNADRRLVLAILLSFAGVICLLQPSVGKDQLTGGLVGLISGVFTALAYVEVRQLGQLGEPEGRIVFYFSLVGMIAGLAWMLISGVSPHTWYGVGLLLAIGILATLGQTAMTRAYKRGNTLLTANLQYAGIVFSSVWGMLIWSDKLNWLSWLGMGLIIASGIATTLMRARQGTDAKPTPATPVKSPEAEVHPEV, from the coding sequence ATGCAATCGCTCTGGATGCTGTTCGCCGCCTTCTCGTTCTCGTTGATGGGGGTGGGCGTCAAGCTGGCATCCGACCTTTACACCACCGGCGAGATCGTGTTCTACCGCGGGCTGATCAGCGTGGTCATCATGTGGGTGCTGCTGTCGTCGCGCGGCGTGCCGGTGCGCACGCCCTACATGCTGTCGCATATCAAGCGCAGCGTGTTCGGCGTGACCGCGCTGATGCTGTGGTTCACCTCGATCACGCTGCTGCCGCTGGCGACGGCGATGACGCTGAACTACATGTCGCCGGTGTGGATCGCGCTGATCCTCGGCGCCAGCGCCGCCCTGGCCGGCACCGCCGGCAATGCCGACCGGCGCCTGGTGCTGGCGATCCTGCTGTCCTTCGCCGGCGTGATCTGCCTGCTGCAGCCCTCGGTCGGCAAGGACCAGCTCACCGGCGGCCTGGTCGGCCTGATCTCCGGGGTCTTCACCGCGCTGGCCTACGTCGAGGTACGCCAACTCGGCCAGCTGGGCGAGCCCGAGGGCCGCATCGTGTTCTATTTCTCGCTGGTCGGCATGATCGCCGGCCTGGCCTGGATGCTGATTTCCGGCGTCAGCCCGCATACCTGGTATGGCGTTGGCCTGCTGCTGGCCATCGGCATCCTGGCGACGCTGGGCCAGACCGCGATGACGCGCGCCTACAAGCGCGGCAACACCCTTCTGACCGCCAACCTGCAATATGCCGGCATCGTCTTTTCCAGTGTGTGGGGCATGCTGATCTGGTCCGACAAGCTCAACTGGCTGTCGTGGCTGGGCATGGGGCTGATCATTGCCAGCGGCATTGCCACCACGCTGATGCGCGCGCGCCAGGGCACCGACGCCAAGCCGACACCGGCCACGCCGGTCAAGTCGCCCGAGGCGGAAGTGCATCCCGAGGTGTAG